From Sporosarcina sp. Te-1, the proteins below share one genomic window:
- the arcC gene encoding carbamate kinase, with translation MAEKVVIALGGNAILQPKQEATYENQYENVRISTEIISKIVKNGHTVIVTHGNGPQVGNILRQNEEAKDVVPPFPLDVCSAESQGFIGYMMEQTLKNELNKLGLNREVVSMLTQTEVNPKDPAFEDPSKPIGVFYSEEEAKQLAEEKGWVVKEDAGRGWRRVVASPEPKSILSSPTIKLLTDNEVIVIASGGGGIPVAREKDGSLTGIEAVIDKDRSAFRLAEESKADVLMILTDVDNVFVNYGKPDQKALGCITLEEAKKYADEGQFSAGSMGPKMEAAMKFAEMGGRAIICSLGQADLAVEGKAGTQITK, from the coding sequence ATGGCTGAAAAAGTAGTAATCGCACTTGGAGGAAATGCAATTCTCCAACCTAAACAGGAAGCGACATATGAGAACCAATATGAAAATGTACGGATCAGTACAGAAATCATTTCGAAGATTGTGAAGAACGGGCACACAGTAATCGTGACACACGGCAACGGTCCCCAAGTCGGAAACATTCTTCGCCAAAATGAAGAAGCGAAAGATGTTGTTCCTCCATTTCCATTGGATGTGTGCAGTGCAGAATCACAAGGTTTTATCGGTTATATGATGGAGCAAACACTGAAAAATGAATTGAATAAATTAGGGTTGAACCGAGAAGTTGTCAGCATGCTGACGCAAACAGAGGTAAACCCTAAAGATCCTGCATTTGAAGATCCATCCAAGCCAATCGGCGTTTTCTATTCGGAAGAAGAAGCAAAGCAGCTGGCTGAAGAAAAAGGCTGGGTTGTAAAAGAAGATGCGGGACGCGGCTGGAGACGTGTGGTTGCATCACCAGAACCGAAGTCTATTCTAAGCTCACCAACAATTAAATTGCTAACAGACAACGAAGTTATCGTCATCGCTTCTGGTGGCGGCGGTATTCCGGTAGCGCGTGAAAAAGACGGCAGCCTGACAGGCATCGAAGCAGTTATCGACAAAGACCGCAGTGCATTCCGTCTTGCAGAAGAATCTAAGGCAGATGTCCTTATGATTTTGACAGACGTGGATAATGTATTTGTCAATTATGGCAAGCCGGATCAAAAAGCGCTTGGTTGCATTACATTGGAAGAAGCAAAGAAATATGCGGATGAAGGACAGTTCTCAGCAGGTAGCATGGGACCTAAGATGGAAGCAGCCATGAAATTTGCAGAAATGGGTGGCCGTGCAATCATTTGCTCTCTTGGACAAGCTGATTTAGCGGTAGAAGGCAAAGCAGGCACTCAAATTACAAAATAA
- the fdrA gene encoding acyl-CoA synthetase FdrA, giving the protein MLHTIIKKNSYQDSINLMLLTNSVSTMEGLNKVQIMMATPANKDIFNTAGLHTPELEAAESNDMAIVVDTDDASLIDSVLEKVDQYLKDQSISNKKQSFETVRTWDKAVEALPGANVAMISVPGQYAADEADKALDRGLHVFLFSDNVSIEDELRLKQKAHDKGLLVMGPDCGTGILDGVPFAFANVVNKGRIGIVGASGTGIQEVSTIIDRLGEGVSHAIGTGGRDLKDPIGAITMMDGIRALENHSQTEIITIISKPPAEHVRNEVMELLQSLTKPVVAVFLGEKPEQYVGNVYQAYTLAETAYIAVDLAKGNEVKPDYNAGDFKVENTELKEGQHTLKGLYSGGTLASEAAILISDALGLGTHIKNEEGYVLKHEGHEVVDLGDDKYTQGKPHPMIDPETRSKFIEEAGADASTAVILLDFVLGYGSHDDMASALLPSIQKAVATAKEDGRTLHVVATVCGTKNDPQSYDGHVKSLKEAGIIVKETNNEAVRTALNIVGLHVEDNQKKHVEGEKSGKEFDLSVSDEIASLVSDRPRVINVGLKGFTDALADTGTQFVQYDWRPIAGGNARMAKILSLLK; this is encoded by the coding sequence GTGCTTCATACGATTATTAAGAAGAACTCGTACCAAGACTCCATCAACCTGATGTTACTGACGAATTCCGTGTCGACGATGGAAGGGCTCAACAAGGTGCAAATTATGATGGCGACTCCGGCAAACAAGGATATCTTTAATACTGCCGGATTGCATACACCTGAATTGGAAGCAGCCGAATCGAATGACATGGCAATCGTTGTGGACACAGACGATGCTAGTTTGATTGACAGCGTATTAGAAAAAGTAGATCAGTACCTAAAAGACCAATCCATCAGCAATAAAAAACAAAGCTTTGAAACAGTCCGGACATGGGACAAAGCGGTTGAGGCACTGCCGGGTGCAAATGTTGCCATGATTTCTGTACCGGGTCAATATGCTGCCGATGAAGCAGATAAGGCGCTTGACCGTGGACTTCACGTCTTCTTGTTCAGTGACAACGTTTCGATTGAGGACGAGCTTCGCTTGAAGCAAAAAGCGCATGATAAAGGATTGCTTGTTATGGGTCCTGACTGTGGTACAGGTATCTTGGACGGCGTTCCATTTGCCTTCGCAAACGTGGTAAACAAAGGACGCATCGGTATTGTAGGTGCATCCGGAACGGGAATCCAAGAAGTATCAACAATTATTGACCGTCTTGGTGAAGGTGTCAGCCATGCTATCGGAACGGGCGGCCGTGACTTGAAAGACCCGATTGGTGCTATTACGATGATGGACGGTATCCGTGCGCTTGAGAACCACAGCCAGACAGAAATCATTACAATCATTTCTAAGCCGCCTGCAGAGCATGTCCGCAATGAAGTAATGGAATTGCTTCAAAGCTTGACAAAACCTGTCGTAGCCGTATTCCTGGGCGAAAAGCCAGAGCAATACGTTGGAAACGTATATCAGGCATACACACTGGCAGAAACAGCTTACATCGCAGTTGATTTGGCAAAAGGCAACGAGGTAAAACCGGACTACAACGCTGGTGATTTCAAAGTGGAAAACACAGAGCTTAAAGAAGGTCAGCATACCTTAAAGGGCTTGTACTCTGGTGGAACACTCGCTTCCGAAGCAGCTATTCTCATCTCAGATGCTCTTGGTCTGGGAACACATATTAAAAACGAAGAAGGCTATGTCCTCAAACATGAAGGACATGAAGTTGTTGACCTTGGGGATGACAAGTATACACAAGGCAAGCCGCACCCGATGATTGATCCTGAAACACGCTCGAAATTTATCGAAGAAGCAGGAGCAGATGCATCAACAGCGGTCATTCTTCTCGATTTCGTACTTGGCTATGGCTCACATGATGATATGGCGAGCGCATTGCTTCCATCTATTCAAAAAGCGGTAGCTACTGCTAAAGAAGATGGACGCACATTGCATGTCGTGGCTACTGTATGCGGTACGAAAAATGATCCGCAAAGCTATGATGGCCATGTGAAATCATTAAAAGAAGCTGGTATTATTGTAAAAGAAACAAACAACGAAGCAGTCCGGACAGCACTTAACATCGTTGGGCTTCATGTGGAAGATAACCAGAAGAAACATGTGGAAGGTGAAAAGTCCGGCAAGGAATTTGATCTATCCGTTTCAGATGAGATCGCTTCCCTAGTTTCAGACCGTCCACGCGTAATCAACGTTGGTCTAAAAGGCTTTACGGATGCACTTGCAGATACTGGCACTCAATTCGTCCAATATGATTGGCGTCCAATTGCCGGCGGTAATGCGCGTATGGCTAAAATCCTTAGCTTGTTGAAGTAA
- a CDS encoding alpha/beta hydrolase codes for MAETFIYRQVDGCSIEGVLHRSSRTHAPLLVFIHGGGLVWGTKDDLHKEQITRYTEAGFHVFSVDYRLAPETKLPAIREDIESLIKWIKTEASSEFDFDSERVAVVGNSAGGYLALLSGTFEVKPDAVVSFYGYGQVTGDWYKKPSPHFTAMPAVPEVLAKQLVQPAPISAAPIQRRYAIYLYCRQSGSWLDWVAGPKLAKDEAALKAFAPVELADAAYPATLLIHGDADEDVPYEESVAMKEKLDAAGIFNELLTIQQGKHNFDANMDDPDAIHAVEQTIRFLKEQFKFDNN; via the coding sequence ATGGCAGAAACATTTATCTATCGACAAGTCGATGGGTGTTCAATTGAGGGCGTGCTTCATCGTTCGTCCCGGACGCACGCGCCTTTACTTGTTTTTATCCACGGAGGGGGACTTGTCTGGGGTACAAAGGATGACTTACATAAAGAGCAAATAACACGCTATACGGAAGCCGGATTCCATGTGTTTTCCGTCGATTACCGCCTTGCGCCAGAAACGAAATTGCCGGCGATCCGGGAGGATATCGAAAGTTTGATAAAGTGGATTAAAACTGAGGCTTCCTCTGAATTTGACTTTGATTCAGAGCGTGTAGCTGTTGTAGGAAATTCAGCAGGCGGTTACTTGGCACTGTTGTCAGGCACATTTGAGGTCAAACCGGATGCCGTTGTTTCGTTCTATGGTTATGGACAAGTAACAGGAGACTGGTACAAGAAACCAAGTCCTCATTTTACAGCGATGCCGGCTGTCCCTGAAGTGCTTGCAAAACAGTTGGTGCAGCCCGCACCGATTTCAGCCGCTCCCATTCAGAGGAGATATGCAATTTACTTATATTGCCGGCAGTCAGGTTCTTGGCTCGATTGGGTAGCAGGGCCAAAACTTGCAAAAGACGAGGCCGCCCTGAAAGCATTTGCTCCTGTCGAATTGGCGGATGCTGCTTATCCGGCGACCTTGCTGATCCATGGTGATGCGGATGAAGACGTTCCCTATGAGGAGTCTGTCGCAATGAAAGAGAAGCTGGATGCAGCAGGCATCTTTAATGAGCTTTTGACAATCCAACAAGGCAAGCATAACTTCGATGCGAATATGGACGATCCAGACGCCATACATGCAGTGGAACAGACCATACGATTTCTTAAAGAACAGTTCAAGTTCGATAATAACTGA
- a CDS encoding DUF2877 domain-containing protein, translating to MNGQSEKVLLAKEYEQRIPLLLSEHPAGRVHSVFQNGVNIQMGGRLFFIGTKKNGELPFGMHLSSNSLQYAVGTIEQDSPVKWRAASQELVFEAASIAVSLAEATPFHWNLSCRQLEEDDLTNNLVLLLSILMEEPIKTGLELDIEEFVAAYLDESEPICKTGEQVKKLLSTLLSTDEEGIEQSLRFFLGRGQGLTPSGDDHLVGILAIHTAVGLLSSEALQVLGRLVEHGRLTTDVGREYLLYALEGRFSSTVVKASSELTQRTDIDTLKPVIQDLLDMGHSSGIDTVFGMLLGLLMLRRKLEWLKK from the coding sequence ATGAACGGCCAGAGTGAAAAGGTTTTACTAGCAAAGGAATACGAACAACGTATTCCTCTGCTGCTTTCTGAGCATCCGGCAGGCCGCGTGCATAGTGTTTTTCAAAACGGAGTGAATATTCAAATGGGCGGCCGGTTGTTTTTCATTGGAACGAAGAAAAATGGCGAGCTTCCATTTGGTATGCACCTATCAAGTAATTCGTTGCAATATGCAGTCGGAACCATAGAACAGGATAGCCCGGTGAAGTGGCGGGCTGCATCGCAGGAGCTTGTATTTGAAGCTGCGTCTATTGCGGTTTCGCTTGCTGAAGCCACTCCATTTCACTGGAATCTGTCCTGCCGCCAGCTTGAAGAGGATGATCTGACGAACAACTTGGTATTGCTTCTGTCCATCTTGATGGAAGAGCCGATAAAAACCGGGTTGGAGTTGGACATTGAGGAGTTTGTTGCCGCCTACCTGGATGAATCGGAGCCTATCTGCAAAACAGGCGAACAAGTGAAGAAGCTTCTCTCCACTCTCCTATCGACTGATGAAGAGGGCATTGAACAAAGCCTTCGGTTCTTTTTGGGACGTGGTCAAGGGCTTACACCTTCAGGAGATGACCATCTCGTAGGTATTTTGGCGATCCATACAGCAGTTGGCCTGCTTTCTTCAGAGGCGCTCCAAGTGCTGGGCCGTTTAGTGGAACATGGTCGGCTGACTACGGATGTCGGCAGGGAATACTTGCTCTACGCGCTGGAAGGCAGGTTCAGTTCTACGGTTGTGAAAGCGTCTTCGGAGCTGACTCAGAGGACAGATATTGATACACTGAAACCAGTCATTCAGGACTTGCTCGATATGGGTCATAGTTCCGGAATTGATACGGTTTTTGGTATGTTGTTAGGTTTATTAATGCTGAGGAGGAAATTAGAATGGCTGAAAAAGTAG
- a CDS encoding M20 family metallo-hydrolase — translation MKLDRLRRSFEELAKFTDKGEGINRLAYTKTERNARTYMIEQLELAGLTVRTDYAGNVIARREGIAPDLPVVATGSHIDSVYAAGEFDGTAGVLVALEIMRSLAEEEVTTQHPLEVIIFACEESARFGASTLGSKAMTGRLDPAYTRSLTDKNGVTLMQAFEENGLDLEEVHLAKRFRDEFKAFVELHVEQGPVLEKQGVSIGIVSAIAAPIRFHVHVEGIADHSGTTPMDYRHDALLGAAEIALSVEQAAIEELAHGTVGTVGVFSIQPGAMNVVPGLAELDVDIRGTSLASRERVVKALERAIEDVKKARGLDIWMEEISSENPVQMDQGIVADLQAVCEQQGNKWITMPSGAGHDAMNMASLCPTGMIFVPSKNGLSHNPAEYTSMEELMEGAEVLRAFFLKQAQVVTQ, via the coding sequence ATGAAGCTGGACAGGCTGCGCCGCTCATTTGAAGAACTTGCAAAGTTCACAGACAAAGGAGAAGGCATCAATCGACTGGCCTACACGAAAACGGAGCGCAACGCCCGGACCTATATGATCGAGCAGCTGGAGCTTGCGGGTCTGACGGTGCGAACGGATTATGCAGGAAATGTCATTGCACGCCGGGAAGGAATTGCCCCCGACTTGCCGGTTGTCGCAACAGGCTCGCATATTGACTCCGTCTATGCGGCTGGAGAATTTGATGGGACTGCGGGCGTCCTCGTAGCACTTGAAATCATGCGTTCTCTTGCAGAGGAAGAAGTGACCACCCAGCATCCGCTTGAAGTTATCATTTTTGCTTGTGAAGAATCTGCCCGCTTTGGCGCGTCGACACTTGGGAGCAAGGCGATGACAGGCCGGCTGGATCCTGCATATACACGGTCCCTGACAGATAAAAATGGCGTTACGCTGATGCAGGCGTTTGAAGAAAACGGTCTGGATTTAGAAGAGGTGCATTTGGCAAAGCGCTTTCGGGATGAATTCAAGGCGTTTGTTGAGTTGCATGTTGAACAGGGCCCCGTCCTTGAAAAGCAAGGTGTCTCGATTGGCATCGTGTCTGCCATTGCGGCCCCGATTCGTTTTCACGTACATGTGGAGGGAATCGCGGATCATTCCGGCACAACACCGATGGATTATCGACATGATGCGCTGCTTGGCGCGGCGGAAATTGCCCTCTCTGTCGAGCAAGCTGCAATCGAGGAGCTTGCTCATGGTACAGTCGGCACAGTTGGTGTTTTTTCCATACAGCCTGGTGCTATGAACGTTGTGCCTGGGCTTGCGGAATTGGACGTTGACATTCGCGGGACGAGTCTTGCATCCCGAGAGCGGGTCGTCAAGGCACTCGAACGAGCGATAGAAGACGTAAAGAAAGCACGTGGGTTGGACATCTGGATGGAGGAAATCTCAAGCGAAAATCCTGTCCAAATGGATCAAGGCATTGTGGCTGACTTACAAGCAGTGTGTGAGCAACAGGGAAACAAGTGGATTACCATGCCAAGCGGCGCAGGCCATGATGCGATGAATATGGCGTCCCTTTGTCCGACAGGCATGATCTTTGTTCCATCGAAGAACGGGCTTAGCCATAATCCAGCGGAGTACACATCCATGGAAGAGCTGATGGAAGGGGCGGAAGTACTGCGGGCGTTCTTTTTAAAGCAGGCGCAAGTCGTTACACAATAA
- the rpsI gene encoding 30S ribosomal protein S9 translates to MAQVQYIGTGRRKSSVARVRLVPGEGKIVVNNRDVEDYVPFETLREVIKQPLVATQTLGSYDIHVNVHGGGYTGQAGAIRHGVARALLTVDPDFRPALKAAGLLTRDARMKERKKYGLKSARRAPQFSKR, encoded by the coding sequence TTGGCACAAGTACAATATATCGGCACTGGCCGTCGTAAAAGTTCAGTAGCTCGTGTACGTCTCGTTCCTGGCGAAGGAAAAATCGTCGTCAACAACCGTGACGTAGAAGACTACGTACCATTCGAAACACTACGCGAAGTGATCAAACAACCACTCGTTGCAACACAAACACTTGGAAGCTATGACATTCATGTAAACGTCCACGGCGGCGGTTACACAGGTCAAGCTGGCGCTATCCGCCACGGCGTAGCTCGCGCTCTACTTACAGTAGACCCTGACTTCCGCCCGGCTCTTAAAGCTGCAGGATTGCTTACACGTGACGCACGTATGAAAGAACGTAAAAAATACGGTCTTAAATCTGCTCGTCGCGCACCACAGTTCTCGAAGCGTTAA
- a CDS encoding DUF1116 domain-containing protein — MKYNSMDEANKAVIDKITGSAPFLVDVVPAKEKVKELNEGKVLLHAGPPIKWEDMTGPMQGSCIGASIYEGWAATPEEAEKQLASGEVKFIPCHHVNAVGPMGGITSANMPVFVVENRTDGNEAYCIMNEGIGKVLRFGANSQEVIDRLKWMQNVLGPTISKALKLTEDGLNLNVMIAKAITMGDEFHQRNIAASLIFLKEISPYIVQVDMDDKDRKDVIQFLADTDQFFLNIAMATAKAVMDAARQIEAGTVVTAMCRNGKDFGIRISGMGDEWFTAPVNTPQGLFFTGYSQEDANPDIGDSAITETFGVGGMAMIAAPGVTRFVGAGGFDDALATSNEMAEICVSQNSNFTIPTWDFQGACLGIDARKVVETGIEPVINTGIAHKKAGMGQVGAGTVRAPKECFEKALEAYAIKLGLI; from the coding sequence ATGAAATACAATTCAATGGATGAAGCAAACAAGGCAGTCATCGACAAAATTACCGGATCAGCGCCATTCTTAGTAGACGTTGTTCCGGCTAAAGAAAAAGTAAAAGAACTTAACGAAGGAAAAGTCTTGCTCCACGCGGGCCCTCCGATTAAGTGGGAAGACATGACAGGCCCAATGCAAGGCTCTTGCATCGGTGCATCCATCTATGAAGGCTGGGCAGCTACACCTGAGGAAGCGGAAAAACAGCTTGCTTCCGGGGAAGTGAAATTCATCCCTTGCCATCACGTGAATGCAGTAGGTCCGATGGGCGGTATCACGTCTGCCAACATGCCGGTATTCGTAGTGGAAAACCGCACAGATGGAAACGAAGCGTATTGTATTATGAATGAAGGAATCGGGAAAGTACTTCGTTTCGGTGCTAACTCTCAAGAAGTCATTGACCGCTTGAAATGGATGCAAAACGTACTTGGACCAACTATCTCGAAAGCTCTTAAGCTTACGGAAGATGGCTTGAACCTGAATGTTATGATCGCGAAAGCAATCACGATGGGTGATGAATTCCACCAACGGAATATTGCGGCATCCCTTATCTTCTTGAAAGAAATCAGCCCTTACATTGTACAAGTCGACATGGATGATAAAGATCGCAAAGACGTTATCCAGTTCTTGGCTGATACTGATCAGTTCTTCTTGAATATTGCAATGGCGACTGCGAAAGCTGTCATGGACGCTGCGCGTCAAATCGAAGCGGGTACTGTTGTTACAGCAATGTGCCGTAATGGTAAAGACTTCGGTATTCGTATTAGCGGGATGGGCGATGAGTGGTTCACAGCACCGGTTAACACGCCGCAAGGTTTGTTCTTCACAGGCTATTCTCAAGAAGATGCGAACCCGGATATCGGTGACAGTGCGATCACAGAAACATTCGGCGTTGGAGGCATGGCTATGATCGCAGCTCCAGGTGTTACACGCTTTGTAGGTGCAGGCGGGTTTGACGATGCTCTTGCAACAAGTAACGAAATGGCTGAGATCTGTGTTTCACAAAACAGCAACTTTACTATTCCTACGTGGGATTTCCAAGGAGCTTGCCTTGGAATCGATGCGCGAAAAGTAGTTGAGACAGGTATCGAGCCAGTCATTAACACAGGAATTGCGCATAAAAAAGCTGGTATGGGTCAAGTTGGAGCCGGTACAGTACGTGCGCCAAAAGAATGTTTTGAAAAAGCATTGGAAGCGTACGCGATCAAGCTCGGCTTAATCTAA
- the allD gene encoding ureidoglycolate dehydrogenase: MKVNYDELKDLMAQKLTNAGLKPAHAETVADVLAHADARGIHSHGAMRVEYYAERIAKGGVTIDPKFTFTKTGTGTAVLDADNGVGHVAAKEAMEQAIEIARENGTAVVGIRRMGHSGALSYYVQQAAEAGMVGISMCQSDPMVVPFGGAEPYFGTNPIAFGAPGKADDKIIIDMATSIQAWGKILHARSKNESIPDTWAVDKDGIPTTDPFKVNALLPIAGPKGYGLMMMIDILSGVLLGLPFGKHVSSMYHDLTAGRELGQLHIVIDPGAFTSTDLFRESISSMMKELNEVKPAPGFDQVLYPGQDALMKEQESMKNGIEIVDDILEYLRSDVIHNNQYDHKDPFAK; this comes from the coding sequence ATGAAAGTAAACTATGATGAACTGAAAGACTTAATGGCACAGAAATTAACAAATGCCGGGCTCAAGCCGGCGCATGCCGAAACGGTTGCCGATGTACTTGCCCATGCGGATGCACGGGGAATTCATTCTCATGGAGCTATGCGGGTCGAGTACTATGCCGAACGTATTGCAAAAGGCGGCGTAACAATTGATCCCAAGTTTACATTTACCAAGACCGGAACGGGGACTGCCGTGCTGGATGCCGATAATGGGGTTGGCCATGTGGCAGCCAAAGAAGCGATGGAGCAGGCAATTGAGATAGCACGTGAAAACGGAACAGCAGTCGTCGGCATTCGTCGAATGGGTCACAGCGGTGCCCTATCCTATTACGTTCAACAAGCCGCAGAAGCCGGAATGGTTGGCATTTCCATGTGCCAATCGGATCCAATGGTTGTTCCGTTCGGCGGAGCAGAACCGTATTTTGGCACCAACCCGATTGCATTTGGAGCACCAGGCAAAGCAGACGATAAAATCATTATCGACATGGCTACAAGTATCCAGGCATGGGGGAAAATTCTGCATGCCCGTTCTAAGAATGAATCCATTCCGGATACTTGGGCTGTTGACAAAGACGGAATTCCGACGACGGATCCTTTCAAAGTGAATGCTCTTCTTCCAATCGCGGGACCAAAAGGGTATGGACTTATGATGATGATTGACATCTTGTCTGGCGTTCTTCTTGGTCTGCCATTCGGCAAGCATGTTTCTTCCATGTATCATGACTTGACTGCGGGACGTGAATTGGGCCAACTGCATATCGTCATCGATCCCGGCGCTTTTACAAGCACGGATTTATTCCGCGAAAGCATCTCCAGCATGATGAAGGAATTGAATGAGGTCAAGCCTGCTCCAGGATTCGATCAAGTGCTGTACCCGGGCCAAGATGCATTGATGAAGGAGCAAGAGTCTATGAAGAATGGCATCGAAATTGTCGATGATATTCTGGAATACTTGCGAAGTGATGTCATCCATAATAATCAATATGACCATAAAGATCCATTTGCCAAGTAA